The proteins below are encoded in one region of Mycobacterium shinjukuense:
- a CDS encoding cellulose binding domain-containing protein produces the protein MSFVIADPGMVVAAATDLEAVRSALNAANAAASQTTKVVAMAADDVSAAIAAWFDTYAREYQAVNARAAAFHAQFVQTLTASAGSYAGTEVANASPLQSTAQEAPGTVNAPAEGNGGSLIGKVGVGESAVASVNGGAGGGQAATSAAVVSPNPGNVTSNAESGTSSTAPSGIAASGIAASGIAASGGGTTGGGVGVTYAVTSQWDGGFVAQYTITNSGEAALSNWRVEFDLPANESITSVWNGQLAQADTHYVLTPESWTQTIAPGGSVVVGFQAAQTGAYSPPTNVSVNGEPVSGTTSGGGTTSGGGTTTGGGTTTGGGTTSGGGTTSGGGTSGAMSGEFSPYIDMTLWPPLTNANAVALADAGVDDATLAFIVSGAGNQPAWGGVYSLTDPVITSQISALRGAGIDPTISFGGANGVDLAYTAPSATVLAEQYESVVSAFGIYKFDFDVEGGMQANTAVLTKQAQAIAMLQAEQAAAGTG, from the coding sequence ATGTCGTTTGTGATCGCGGATCCTGGGATGGTGGTGGCCGCGGCGACGGACTTGGAGGCCGTCCGTTCTGCGTTGAACGCGGCCAATGCGGCGGCAAGTCAGACGACCAAGGTGGTGGCGATGGCCGCCGATGATGTGTCGGCGGCCATCGCGGCGTGGTTCGACACGTACGCCCGGGAATATCAAGCGGTGAACGCCCGAGCGGCAGCGTTTCACGCCCAGTTTGTGCAGACCTTGACCGCGAGTGCGGGGTCATATGCGGGCACCGAGGTGGCCAATGCGTCGCCGTTGCAGAGCACCGCGCAGGAGGCGCCGGGCACGGTGAATGCGCCCGCCGAGGGTAACGGTGGTTCGCTGATAGGCAAGGTCGGTGTCGGCGAGTCGGCCGTTGCGAGCGTGAACGGCGGCGCGGGCGGCGGGCAGGCCGCCACCAGCGCCGCGGTCGTCAGCCCGAATCCAGGCAATGTGACGAGCAACGCGGAGAGCGGCACGAGCAGCACCGCCCCCAGCGGCATCGCGGCCAGCGGCATCGCGGCCAGCGGCATCGCGGCCAGCGGTGGCGGGACCACCGGCGGGGGGGTGGGGGTGACGTATGCGGTGACGTCGCAGTGGGATGGCGGGTTTGTGGCGCAGTACACGATCACCAATTCGGGTGAGGCTGCGTTGAGCAATTGGCGGGTCGAATTCGATTTGCCCGCAAACGAATCCATCACCAGTGTGTGGAACGGACAGCTTGCCCAGGCTGACACGCACTACGTGCTGACTCCGGAGTCGTGGACGCAGACGATTGCGCCGGGCGGTTCGGTCGTTGTTGGTTTCCAGGCCGCGCAGACCGGCGCCTACTCGCCGCCGACGAATGTGTCCGTCAACGGCGAACCAGTCAGCGGCACCACCAGCGGCGGTGGCACCACCAGCGGCGGTGGCACTACTACCGGCGGTGGCACCACTACCGGCGGTGGCACCACTAGCGGTGGTGGCACCACTAGCGGCGGTGGCACCAGCGGGGCGATGTCGGGGGAGTTCTCGCCTTATATCGATATGACGTTGTGGCCGCCGTTGACCAACGCCAACGCTGTGGCCCTGGCTGACGCGGGAGTCGACGACGCCACGCTGGCCTTCATCGTCAGCGGCGCAGGCAACCAGCCGGCCTGGGGTGGGGTGTATTCGCTGACCGACCCGGTGATCACCTCGCAGATCTCGGCCCTGCGGGGTGCGGGTATCGATCCGACCATCTCGTTCGGCGGTGCCAATGGCGTGGATCTGGCGTATACCGCTCCCAGCGCCACCGTGCTGGCCGAGCAGTACGAGTCGGTGGTGAGCGCCTTCGGAATTTACAAGTTCGACTTCGACGTCGAAGGGGGGATGCAGGCCAACACTGCGGTGCTGACCAAACAGGCGCAGGCGATCGCGATGCTGCAGGCGGAGCAGGCGGCTGCGGGCACCGGTTGA
- a CDS encoding PadR family transcriptional regulator encodes MALLHAILVSLSEQAGSGYELAHRFDRSIGHFWTATHQQIYRTLRVMEDNGWVHATAVAQHGRPDKKVYTVSDSGRAELARWIAEPPSPTRPGRGSALTDGSTRDLAVKLRGAVYGDRTTLRSQVAALRAERVDALDTYRGIEKRSFPDPSALRGAALHQYLVLRGGIRAEESAIEWLDEVAQALEDKR; translated from the coding sequence GTGGCGCTCCTCCACGCGATATTGGTGTCGCTGTCCGAACAGGCCGGCTCGGGTTACGAGCTGGCCCACCGATTCGACCGCTCCATCGGCCACTTCTGGACGGCCACCCACCAACAGATCTATCGGACATTGCGGGTGATGGAGGACAACGGCTGGGTGCACGCAACGGCCGTGGCCCAGCATGGCCGTCCCGACAAGAAGGTCTACACGGTGTCCGACAGCGGCCGGGCGGAGTTGGCCCGCTGGATAGCCGAGCCGCCCAGCCCGACCAGGCCCGGCCGCGGTAGCGCGTTGACCGACGGCAGCACCCGCGACCTGGCCGTCAAGCTGCGCGGTGCGGTATATGGCGACAGGACGACGCTGCGCAGCCAGGTCGCCGCGCTGCGCGCCGAACGCGTCGACGCGTTGGACACCTACCGCGGAATCGAGAAACGCAGCTTTCCCGATCCGTCAGCACTCCGTGGCGCCGCGCTGCATCAGTACCTCGTGCTGCGCGGCGGAATCCGAGCCGAAGAAAGTGCCATCGAATGGCTCGACGAGGTAGCTCAAGCCCTGGAGGATAAACGATGA
- the fdxA gene encoding ferredoxin, with protein MTYVIAEPCVDIKDKACIEECPVDCIYEGARMLYIHPDECVDCGACEPVCPVEAIYYEDDVPEQWSHYTQINADFFDELGSPGGAAKVGMTENDPQAVKDLPPQGEGD; from the coding sequence GTGACATACGTGATCGCCGAACCCTGCGTCGACATCAAAGACAAGGCATGCATTGAGGAATGCCCGGTCGACTGCATCTACGAGGGTGCCCGCATGCTGTACATCCACCCCGACGAATGTGTTGACTGCGGTGCCTGCGAACCGGTCTGCCCCGTCGAAGCGATCTACTACGAAGACGATGTGCCCGAACAGTGGAGCCACTACACGCAGATCAACGCCGACTTCTTCGACGAGCTGGGTTCGCCGGGCGGAGCGGCCAAGGTCGGGATGACCGAGAATGACCCGCAGGCCGTCAAGGATCTGCCACCCCAGGGCGAGGGCGACTGA
- a CDS encoding bifunctional FO biosynthesis protein CofGH, producing MAPTALPCPVVPPKADASALRRVLRRARDGVLLNVDEAAVAMTARGDALADLCASAARVRDAGLTSAGRRGAGGRLPISYSRKVFIPVTRLCRDKCHYCTFVAVPGKLRAEGAGMYLEPDEILEVARRGGELGCKEALFTLGDRPEARWPEAREWLGQRGYDSTLSYVRAMAIRVLEETGLLPHLNPGVMSWSEMSRLKPVAPSMGMMLETTSRRLFETKGLAHYGSPDKDPAVRLRALTDAGRLSIPFTTGLLVGIGETLSERAATLHAIRKSHKEFGHIQEVIVQNFRAKEHTAMAAFPDAGIEDYLATVAVARLVLGPGMRIQAPPNLVSRNECLALVGAGVDDWGGVSPLTPDHVNPERPWPAVDELAAVTAEAGYELVQRLTAQPKYVLAGAAWIDPRVRKYVLALADPATGFARDGNPVGMPWQEPDEVESCGRVDLNAAIDTAGRNTQTRSDLDSAFGDWESIRAQVHELAVRAPERIDTDVLAALRSAERDPAGCTDEEYLTLATADGPALDAVAALADSLRRDVVGDDVTFVVNRNINFTNICYVGCRFCAFAQRKGDADAYSLSTAEVAERAWQAHLAGATEVCMQGGIDPELPVTGYADLVRAVKARVPSMHVHAFSPMEIANGVTKSGLSIREWLIGLREAGLDTIPGTAAEILDDEVRWVLTKGKLPSSLWIEIVTTAHEVGLRSSSTMMYGHVDSPRHWVAHLNVLRAIQDRTGGFTEFVPLPFVHQNSPLYLAGAARPGPTHRDNRAVHALARIMLHGRIAHIQTSWVKLGVDGTRVMLNGGANDLGGTLMEETISRMAGSEHGSAKTAAELVAIAEGIGRPARQRTTTYAPLAA from the coding sequence ATGGCACCCACCGCCCTGCCTTGCCCGGTCGTTCCGCCCAAGGCCGATGCTTCCGCGCTGCGCCGGGTACTGCGGCGGGCCCGCGACGGTGTCCTGCTGAACGTCGATGAGGCGGCCGTCGCCATGACCGCGCGCGGCGACGCGCTGGCCGACCTGTGCGCGAGCGCGGCGCGGGTGCGTGACGCGGGCCTCACGTCGGCCGGACGTCGCGGGGCGGGCGGGCGATTGCCGATCAGCTATTCGCGTAAGGTGTTCATCCCGGTCACCCGGCTATGCCGGGACAAGTGCCACTACTGCACGTTCGTCGCCGTGCCGGGCAAACTGCGCGCCGAAGGCGCCGGCATGTACCTGGAGCCCGACGAAATACTCGAGGTCGCCCGCCGCGGCGGCGAACTCGGTTGCAAGGAAGCATTATTCACCCTCGGGGACCGTCCGGAGGCGCGCTGGCCGGAGGCGCGCGAGTGGCTTGGCCAACGAGGCTACGACTCCACCCTGTCGTACGTGCGGGCGATGGCGATCCGGGTGCTGGAGGAGACCGGGCTGTTGCCGCACCTGAACCCCGGGGTGATGAGCTGGTCGGAGATGTCGCGGCTGAAGCCGGTGGCGCCGTCGATGGGCATGATGCTGGAGACGACGTCGCGCCGGCTGTTCGAAACCAAGGGTCTGGCGCACTACGGTAGCCCCGACAAAGACCCAGCGGTGCGGCTGCGGGCCTTGACCGACGCCGGCCGGTTGTCCATTCCGTTCACCACCGGTCTGTTGGTCGGCATCGGCGAGACGCTGTCCGAGCGTGCCGCAACCTTGCATGCGATCCGCAAGTCGCACAAGGAGTTCGGGCATATCCAAGAAGTGATCGTGCAGAACTTCCGCGCCAAGGAACACACCGCGATGGCCGCCTTTCCCGACGCGGGGATCGAGGACTACTTGGCGACGGTGGCGGTGGCGCGGCTGGTGCTCGGCCCGGGCATGCGGATCCAGGCGCCACCGAACCTGGTGTCCCGCAACGAGTGCCTGGCGCTGGTCGGCGCCGGTGTCGACGACTGGGGCGGTGTCTCACCGCTGACCCCCGACCATGTCAACCCCGAACGGCCGTGGCCGGCCGTGGATGAGCTGGCCGCGGTCACCGCGGAGGCCGGTTATGAGCTGGTGCAGCGGTTGACCGCCCAACCCAAGTACGTGCTGGCAGGCGCCGCCTGGATCGACCCCCGGGTGCGGAAATATGTTCTGGCGCTGGCCGATCCGGCGACCGGTTTTGCCCGCGACGGCAATCCGGTGGGCATGCCGTGGCAGGAACCCGACGAGGTGGAGTCCTGCGGCCGGGTGGACCTCAACGCGGCAATCGACACCGCGGGCCGCAACACGCAAACCCGCAGCGACCTCGACAGCGCGTTCGGCGACTGGGAATCGATCCGCGCGCAGGTGCACGAGTTGGCGGTCCGCGCACCCGAGCGCATCGACACCGATGTGCTTGCCGCGCTGCGGTCTGCCGAACGCGATCCCGCCGGCTGCACCGACGAGGAGTACCTGACATTGGCGACCGCCGACGGTCCAGCCTTGGATGCCGTTGCCGCACTGGCTGATTCGTTGCGCCGCGACGTGGTCGGCGATGACGTGACCTTCGTGGTCAACCGCAACATCAACTTCACCAACATCTGTTACGTCGGCTGCCGGTTCTGCGCGTTCGCCCAGCGCAAGGGTGACGCCGACGCCTACTCGTTGTCGACCGCCGAGGTTGCCGAACGCGCGTGGCAGGCGCACCTGGCCGGTGCGACCGAGGTCTGCATGCAGGGTGGCATCGACCCGGAGCTGCCGGTCACCGGTTACGCCGATCTGGTTCGCGCCGTCAAGGCGCGGGTGCCGTCCATGCACGTGCACGCGTTTTCCCCAATGGAGATCGCCAACGGTGTGACCAAGAGCGGGTTGAGCATTCGCGAGTGGCTGATCGGCCTGCGCGAGGCCGGGCTGGACACCATCCCAGGTACCGCCGCCGAGATTCTCGACGACGAGGTGCGTTGGGTGCTCACCAAGGGCAAGTTGCCGAGCTCGCTGTGGATCGAGATCGTGACCACCGCGCATGAGGTGGGTCTGCGGTCGTCGTCGACGATGATGTACGGCCATGTCGACAGCCCGCGGCACTGGGTCGCCCACCTCAACGTGCTGCGCGCCATCCAGGACCGTACCGGCGGTTTCACCGAGTTCGTGCCGCTGCCGTTCGTGCACCAGAATTCGCCGCTGTATCTCGCCGGAGCGGCGCGGCCCGGCCCGACCCATCGCGACAACCGTGCGGTGCACGCGCTGGCGCGGATCATGCTGCACGGCCGCATCGCCCACATCCAGACCAGCTGGGTGAAACTCGGCGTGGACGGCACGCGAGTGATGCTCAACGGCGGCGCCAACGACCTGGGCGGCACGCTGATGGAGGAGACCATCTCGCGGATGGCCGGCTCCGAGCACGGGTCGGCCAAGACCGCTGCCGAGCTGGTCGCGATCGCTGAAGGGATCGGACGGCCCGCGCGGCAGCGCACCACCACCTACGCCCCGTTGGCGGCGTAG
- a CDS encoding cellulose binding domain-containing protein has translation MPTGLTHDGLGVLQIAKANGVNITRVNIMAMDYGESFHQGGNPDMGDLAIQAAQSVHGQLMTLYPSLSSEQAWEMIGVTPMIGINDVMSEVFTVEDAHQLVAFADQNDIGELGFWSVARDTTGQLGVVSPNGSGVEQDPLEYSKVFAQFDGSGGDTTGGGTSGGDTSGGDTSGGDTGGGTSGGDTSGGDTGGGDTSGGTSGGGTTGGGVGVTYAVTSQWDGGFVAQYTITNSGEAALSNWRVEFDLPANESITSVWNGQLAQADTHYVLTPESWTQTIAPGGSVVVGFQAAQTGAYSPPTNVSVNGEPVSGTTSGGGTTSGGGTTTGGGTTTGGGTTSGGGTTSGGGTTSGGGTSGAMSGEFSPYIDMTLWPPLTNANAVALADAGVDDATLAFIVSGAGNQPAWGGVYSLTDPVITSQISALRGAGIDPTISFGGANGVDLAYTAPSATVLAEQYESVVSAFGIYKFDFDVEGGMQANTAVLTKQAQAIAMLQAEQAAAGTPVEVSYTLPVLPTGLTHDGLGVLQIAKANGVNITRVNIMAMDYGESFHQGGNPDMGDLAIQAAQSVHGQLMTLYPSLSSEQAWEMIGVTPMIGINDVMSEVFTVEDAHQLVAFADQNDIGELGFWSVARDTTGQLGVVSPNGSGVEQDPLEYSKVFAQFDGSGGDTTGGGTSGGDTSGGTSGGDTSGGGTSGGDTGGGTSSGGDTSGGDTGGGTSGGDTSGGDTGGGDTSGGTSGGGTTGGGVGVTYAVTSQWDGGFVAQYTITNSGEAALSNWRVEFDLPANESITSVWNGQLAQADTHYVLTPESWTQTIAPGGSVVVGFQAAQTGAYSPPTNVSVNGEPVSGTTSGGGTTSGGGTTTGGGTTTGGGTTTGGGTTSGGGTTSGGGTSGATSGEFSPYVDMTLWPKFDYVSAANAGIDDVTLGFIVTGADGNPSWGTFYSLDDPWVTSAMAEMRQNGIDPTISFGGAANQSLAVTAPNATALASDYKLVTDTYGIYKLDFDIEGAALYDISALTKQAQAVAMLQAQQAAAGTPVKVSYTLPVMPTGLTPNGVQALRIAIDNGVHIGYVNIMTMDYFDPSLQYDGRMGDYAIQAAENVHSQLMTLYPSMSSEAVWSMIKVTPMIGVNDDPREIFTLADAEKLAAFADEKNLGGLSMWSANRDFPGAVGLLSNTSSGVSQQAWDFSEIFDEFAEDAAAEQIASG, from the coding sequence TTGCCGACGGGTTTGACCCACGACGGGTTGGGGGTGCTGCAGATCGCTAAGGCTAACGGTGTGAACATCACCCGGGTCAACATCATGGCCATGGACTACGGCGAGAGTTTCCATCAGGGCGGAAACCCCGACATGGGTGACCTCGCGATCCAGGCGGCGCAGTCGGTCCATGGTCAGTTGATGACGCTGTATCCCTCGCTGTCCAGTGAGCAGGCGTGGGAGATGATCGGGGTGACGCCCATGATCGGAATCAACGACGTGATGAGCGAGGTCTTCACCGTCGAGGATGCCCACCAGTTGGTTGCTTTCGCCGATCAGAACGACATCGGTGAGCTGGGCTTTTGGTCGGTCGCCCGGGACACCACGGGCCAATTGGGTGTCGTTTCACCCAATGGCAGCGGAGTGGAACAAGACCCCCTTGAGTACTCCAAGGTCTTCGCCCAGTTCGACGGCAGCGGCGGTGACACTACCGGCGGCGGTACCAGCGGCGGTGACACCAGCGGCGGTGACACCAGCGGCGGTGACACTGGCGGCGGTACCAGCGGCGGTGACACCAGCGGCGGTGACACTGGCGGCGGTGACACCAGCGGCGGTACCAGCGGTGGCGGGACCACCGGCGGGGGGGTGGGGGTGACGTATGCGGTGACGTCGCAGTGGGATGGCGGGTTTGTGGCGCAGTACACGATCACCAATTCGGGTGAGGCTGCGTTGAGCAATTGGCGGGTCGAATTCGATTTGCCCGCAAACGAATCCATCACCAGTGTGTGGAACGGACAGCTTGCCCAGGCTGACACGCACTACGTGCTGACTCCGGAGTCGTGGACGCAGACGATTGCGCCGGGCGGTTCGGTCGTTGTTGGTTTCCAGGCCGCGCAGACCGGCGCCTACTCGCCGCCGACGAATGTGTCCGTCAACGGCGAACCAGTCAGCGGCACCACTAGCGGCGGTGGCACCACCAGCGGCGGTGGCACTACTACCGGCGGTGGCACTACCACCGGCGGGGGCACCACTAGTGGCGGTGGCACCACTAGCGGCGGTGGCACCACTAGCGGCGGTGGCACCAGCGGGGCGATGTCGGGGGAGTTCTCGCCTTATATCGATATGACGTTGTGGCCGCCGTTGACCAACGCCAACGCTGTGGCCCTGGCTGACGCGGGAGTCGACGACGCCACGCTGGCCTTCATCGTCAGCGGCGCAGGCAACCAGCCGGCCTGGGGTGGGGTGTATTCGCTGACCGACCCGGTGATCACCTCGCAGATCTCGGCCCTGCGGGGTGCGGGTATCGATCCGACCATCTCGTTCGGCGGTGCCAATGGCGTGGATCTGGCGTATACCGCTCCCAGCGCCACCGTGCTGGCCGAGCAGTACGAGTCGGTGGTGAGCGCCTTCGGAATTTACAAGTTCGACTTCGACGTCGAAGGGGGGATGCAGGCCAACACTGCGGTGCTGACCAAACAGGCGCAGGCGATCGCGATGCTGCAGGCGGAGCAGGCGGCTGCGGGCACCCCGGTTGAAGTTTCCTACACCCTTCCGGTATTGCCGACGGGTTTGACCCACGACGGGTTGGGGGTGCTGCAGATCGCTAAGGCTAACGGTGTGAACATCACCCGGGTCAACATCATGGCCATGGACTACGGCGAGAGTTTCCATCAGGGCGGAAACCCCGACATGGGTGACCTCGCGATCCAGGCGGCGCAGTCGGTCCATGGTCAGTTGATGACGCTGTATCCCTCGCTGTCCAGTGAGCAGGCGTGGGAGATGATCGGGGTGACGCCCATGATCGGAATCAACGACGTGATGAGCGAGGTCTTCACCGTCGAGGATGCCCACCAGTTGGTTGCTTTCGCCGATCAGAACGACATCGGTGAGCTGGGCTTTTGGTCGGTCGCCCGGGACACCACGGGCCAATTGGGTGTCGTTTCACCCAATGGCAGCGGAGTGGAACAAGACCCCCTTGAGTACTCCAAGGTCTTCGCCCAGTTCGACGGCAGCGGCGGTGACACTACCGGCGGCGGTACCAGCGGCGGTGACACCAGCGGCGGTACCAGCGGCGGTGACACCAGCGGCGGCGGTACCAGTGGCGGTGACACTGGCGGCGGTACCAGCAGCGGCGGTGACACCAGCGGCGGTGACACTGGCGGCGGTACCAGCGGCGGTGACACCAGCGGCGGTGACACTGGCGGCGGTGACACCAGCGGCGGTACCAGCGGTGGCGGGACCACCGGCGGGGGGGTGGGGGTGACGTATGCGGTGACGTCGCAGTGGGATGGCGGGTTTGTGGCGCAGTACACGATCACCAATTCGGGTGAGGCTGCGTTGAGCAATTGGCGGGTCGAATTCGATTTGCCCGCAAACGAATCCATCACCAGTGTGTGGAACGGACAGCTTGCCCAGGCTGACACGCACTACGTGCTGACTCCGGAGTCGTGGACGCAGACGATTGCGCCGGGCGGTTCGGTCGTTGTTGGTTTCCAGGCCGCGCAGACCGGCGCCTACTCGCCGCCGACGAATGTGTCCGTCAACGGCGAACCAGTCAGCGGCACCACCAGCGGCGGTGGCACCACCAGCGGCGGTGGCACTACTACCGGCGGGGGCACCACCACCGGCGGGGGCACCACCACCGGCGGTGGCACCACTAGCGGCGGTGGCACCACTAGCGGCGGTGGCACCAGCGGGGCGACGTCGGGGGAGTTCTCGCCGTATGTCGACATGACGCTGTGGCCGAAGTTCGATTACGTCAGCGCTGCCAACGCGGGAATCGACGATGTCACCCTCGGCTTCATCGTGACCGGCGCCGACGGCAACCCATCTTGGGGCACTTTCTACTCGCTCGACGACCCCTGGGTTACCTCCGCGATGGCCGAAATGCGACAAAACGGCATCGACCCAACCATTTCTTTCGGCGGCGCGGCCAACCAGTCTCTCGCTGTTACCGCTCCGAACGCCACCGCGCTGGCCTCGGACTACAAGCTGGTCACGGACACCTACGGAATCTACAAGCTGGACTTCGACATCGAAGGTGCGGCGCTGTATGACATTTCAGCATTGACGAAGCAGGCGCAGGCGGTCGCCATGCTACAAGCGCAGCAGGCCGCTGCCGGTACCCCTGTTAAGGTCTCGTACACCCTGCCGGTGATGCCGACGGGTCTGACCCCCAATGGGGTGCAGGCGCTGCGGATCGCTATCGATAACGGCGTGCACATCGGATATGTCAACATCATGACGATGGACTACTTCGATCCGAGTCTCCAGTACGACGGCAGGATGGGCGACTACGCGATCCAAGCGGCGGAGAACGTTCATAGCCAGTTGATGACGCTGTACCCGTCGATGTCCAGCGAGGCGGTGTGGTCGATGATCAAGGTGACGCCCATGATCGGAGTCAACGACGACCCGCGCGAGATCTTCACCCTCGCCGACGCCGAGAAGCTGGCTGCGTTCGCTGATGAGAAGAACCTTGGGGGGTTGTCCATGTGGTCGGCCAACCGCGATTTCCCAGGCGCGGTGGGCCTCCTTTCAAACACGAGCAGCGGTGTGAGCCAACAGGCTTGGGATTTCAGTGAGATCTTCGATGAGTTCGCGGAGGATGCCGCCGCCGAGCAAATCGCCTCGGGCTGA
- a CDS encoding hemophore-related protein: MRLSLAGVSAAAGALAMSLTVGAGVASADPGDAVINTTCNYGQVMAALNAQDPGAAAQLNASPVAQGWLHSFLAAPPARRAQMAAQLQAIPGAAQYYGLVISVANSCNNY; the protein is encoded by the coding sequence ATGAGGCTGTCGTTAGCCGGCGTAAGTGCCGCCGCAGGTGCTCTGGCAATGTCGCTGACCGTTGGGGCCGGGGTCGCATCCGCGGATCCCGGGGACGCGGTCATCAACACCACCTGCAACTACGGGCAGGTGATGGCGGCGCTCAACGCGCAAGACCCAGGGGCTGCCGCGCAACTCAACGCGTCACCGGTGGCGCAGGGCTGGCTGCATTCGTTCCTGGCGGCGCCGCCGGCGCGGCGCGCGCAGATGGCCGCGCAGCTGCAGGCCATCCCCGGTGCTGCCCAGTACTACGGGCTTGTCATTTCGGTTGCCAACTCCTGCAACAACTACTGA
- a CDS encoding NADPH-dependent 2,4-dienoyl-CoA reductase — MSPYPNLLSPLDLGFTTLRNRVVMGSMHTGLEDRARHIDRLAEYFVERARGGVGMIITGGYAPNRTGWLYPFASELVSSAQARRHRRITNAVHDAGAKILLQILHAGRYAYHPLSVSASSIKAPINPFRPRALSSRGVAATIADFARCAQLAREAGYDGVEIMGSEGYLLNQFLAPRTNKRTDSWGGTPANRRRLPVEIVRHTRAAVGPDFIICYRMSMADYVEQGQTWDEIVALATEVEAAGATIINSGFGWHEARVPTIVTSVPSGAFVDISNAVAEHVSIPVMASNRINMPQAAEQILADTQVRLISMARPMLSDPEWVRKAHSDRADEINTCIACNQACLDHVFVKKPASCLLNPRAGRETLLVLSPTRRVRSVAVVGAGPAGLAAAVNAAQRGHRVTLFEANDFVGGQFDMARRIPGKEEFSETIRYFSTMLAKHGVEVRLGTRVTADEVTGLDHYDAVVLATGVAPRIPAIPGIDHPKVLTYAEAISGVQPVGRSVAVVGAGGIGFDVSELLVTQHSPTLNLKDWKAEWGVVDPREARGALTAPVPAPPARQVYLLQRSEGPQGKRLGKTTGWVHRASLKAKGVHQLSGVNYERITDDGLQISFGPDRQRPRLLAVDNVVICAGQEPVRDLENDLRRHGIDPHIIGGADHAAELDAKRAIRQGTELAARL, encoded by the coding sequence ATGAGTCCCTACCCAAATCTGCTGTCCCCGTTGGACCTTGGATTCACCACTTTGCGCAACCGGGTGGTCATGGGTTCGATGCATACCGGACTGGAAGACCGGGCCCGCCACATCGACCGGCTCGCCGAATACTTCGTCGAGCGCGCCCGCGGTGGCGTCGGGATGATCATTACCGGCGGCTATGCCCCCAACCGCACCGGTTGGCTGTACCCGTTCGCCTCGGAGTTGGTGTCCTCGGCCCAAGCCCGACGGCACCGGCGCATCACCAACGCGGTGCATGACGCGGGCGCCAAGATCCTGCTGCAAATCCTGCACGCCGGACGCTACGCGTACCACCCACTTTCGGTCAGCGCCTCGTCGATCAAGGCGCCGATCAACCCGTTCCGCCCGCGGGCGTTGTCGTCGCGCGGCGTCGCCGCGACCATCGCCGATTTCGCCCGCTGCGCGCAGCTGGCCCGCGAAGCCGGCTACGACGGGGTCGAAATCATGGGCAGCGAAGGGTACCTGCTCAACCAGTTCCTGGCGCCGCGCACCAACAAGCGCACCGACTCCTGGGGCGGTACCCCCGCCAACCGCCGCCGGCTCCCGGTCGAGATCGTGCGCCATACCCGCGCCGCCGTCGGACCCGACTTCATCATCTGCTACCGGATGTCGATGGCCGACTACGTCGAGCAAGGCCAGACCTGGGACGAAATCGTCGCGCTGGCGACCGAAGTGGAAGCCGCGGGGGCAACCATCATCAACTCCGGTTTCGGCTGGCACGAGGCGCGGGTGCCGACGATCGTCACCTCGGTGCCCAGCGGCGCGTTCGTCGACATCAGCAACGCCGTCGCCGAACACGTCAGCATCCCGGTGATGGCGTCTAACCGCATCAACATGCCGCAGGCCGCCGAACAGATCCTGGCCGATACCCAGGTGCGGCTGATATCGATGGCCCGGCCGATGCTAAGCGACCCGGAGTGGGTCCGCAAAGCGCACTCCGACCGGGCCGACGAGATCAATACCTGCATCGCCTGCAATCAGGCCTGCCTCGACCACGTCTTCGTCAAAAAGCCGGCGTCGTGTCTGCTCAACCCGCGTGCCGGACGCGAGACGCTGCTGGTGTTGTCCCCGACTCGGCGGGTTCGTTCGGTGGCGGTGGTGGGGGCCGGCCCGGCCGGGCTTGCCGCGGCGGTCAACGCCGCCCAACGGGGCCACCGGGTGACGCTGTTCGAGGCCAACGATTTCGTCGGCGGCCAGTTCGACATGGCCCGCCGCATTCCCGGCAAGGAGGAATTCAGCGAGACCATCCGGTATTTCTCCACCATGCTGGCCAAGCACGGCGTCGAGGTGCGGCTGGGCACCCGGGTGACGGCCGACGAGGTGACGGGCTTGGACCACTACGATGCTGTCGTCTTGGCCACCGGCGTGGCGCCGCGCATCCCGGCCATTCCCGGCATCGACCACCCCAAGGTGTTGACCTATGCCGAGGCGATCAGCGGTGTCCAGCCGGTCGGGCGCAGTGTGGCCGTGGTCGGCGCCGGGGGCATCGGGTTCGACGTCAGTGAACTGCTGGTCACCCAACATTCGCCCACCCTGAACCTCAAGGACTGGAAAGCCGAGTGGGGCGTCGTCGACCCGCGGGAGGCCCGCGGCGCGCTGACCGCTCCCGTGCCGGCGCCGCCGGCACGCCAGGTGTACCTGCTGCAACGCTCCGAAGGCCCGCAGGGCAAGCGGCTCGGCAAGACCACCGGCTGGGTCCACCGGGCGTCGCTGAAGGCCAAAGGCGTGCACCAACTCTCCGGGGTGAACTACGAACGGATCACCGACGACGGCCTGCAGATCAGCTTCGGCCCGGATCGGCAGCGGCCACGGCTGCTCGCGGTGGACAACGTGGTGATCTGCGCCGGGCAGGAGCCGGTGCGCGACCTGGAGAATGACCTGCGGCGCCATGGCATAGACCCGCATATCATCGGCGGTGCGGACCATGCCGCCGAACTGGACGCCAAGCGTGCCATCAGGCAGGGTACCGAGCTGGCGGCCCGGCTTTAG